A single region of the Duganella sp. BuS-21 genome encodes:
- a CDS encoding acyltransferase, translating into MSDAYDVVRPRTEQTTSTGDAGFRLDINGLRAWAVLAVVLYHFNVPGFSGGFIGVDVFFVISGYLMTGIVVNGLEGARGRRFSLIEFFLARARRILPALIAVCTALLLLGWWTLPAIDYKTLAAGIGYSLLFISNVKFWLGTNYFDADAHEKWLLHTWSLSVEWQFYVLLPFMLLAIWKFFPRRAAITAFNLAGFALSLAACVLWTRRDPSLAFFLLPTRAWEMFAGGLVFLLPLSAAWSGARRKPLEWLGLALICTAMFSFNASTVWPGWRAMIPVAGAALVLMAARTSSRFTALPLLQWIGTRSYSLYLWHWPVVVALEYQKLADNVTAVGVGIVLTFVLGHLSYHGIENLTRRRLVALRPAVGGAALVGAVLAVAGVGTLIRMHAGYPARWPDAIEIVSQEQMNRNPRQNECMPTTGATSPSCVYGGSKIRAVLLGDSHAEAVASAIAEAMPKDSGIMSWTYADCPTIGAGTMHQTSLYVRRGYHCDQFQGWTAKKVMSLPADIPLIVVNRSSYYVFGVNGKPEEQAHPRIYFDREYDTPDATLQTAYAHRLTENACALASHHTVYLVRPLPEMNTDVPKTARQMTLRRQPDASISLDDYRRRHALVWAAQDAARDQCGVKILDPLPYLCAGGRCQGIRNGRPIYYDTNHLSEYGNRFLVPMFAKVFNNRTAELASER; encoded by the coding sequence ATGAGTGATGCATACGACGTCGTGCGCCCGCGCACGGAGCAGACCACCTCCACCGGGGACGCCGGATTCCGCCTCGATATCAACGGCTTGCGGGCCTGGGCCGTGCTTGCGGTGGTGTTGTACCACTTCAACGTACCGGGCTTTTCTGGCGGCTTTATCGGCGTCGACGTGTTCTTTGTCATCTCCGGCTATTTGATGACGGGTATCGTCGTCAACGGCCTGGAGGGCGCACGCGGCCGGCGCTTTTCGCTGATCGAATTTTTCCTGGCGCGCGCGCGACGCATTTTGCCGGCGCTGATCGCCGTCTGCACCGCCCTGCTACTGCTGGGCTGGTGGACCTTGCCGGCCATCGATTATAAGACGCTGGCGGCCGGCATCGGCTACAGCCTACTGTTCATTTCCAACGTTAAATTTTGGTTGGGCACCAATTATTTCGATGCCGACGCCCACGAAAAGTGGCTGCTGCACACTTGGTCGCTGTCGGTCGAGTGGCAGTTTTATGTGCTGCTGCCCTTCATGCTGCTGGCAATATGGAAATTCTTCCCCAGACGCGCCGCCATTACCGCCTTTAACCTCGCCGGGTTTGCCCTCTCACTGGCCGCCTGCGTGTTGTGGACCCGGCGCGACCCCAGCCTAGCCTTCTTCCTGCTGCCGACCCGCGCCTGGGAAATGTTCGCCGGCGGCCTGGTGTTCCTGCTGCCGCTGTCGGCAGCCTGGTCCGGCGCGCGCCGCAAGCCGCTCGAATGGCTGGGCCTTGCTCTGATTTGCACGGCCATGTTTAGTTTCAATGCCAGCACCGTGTGGCCGGGCTGGCGCGCCATGATACCGGTGGCCGGTGCAGCATTGGTGTTGATGGCGGCGCGCACCAGCTCGCGGTTTACCGCCCTGCCCCTGCTGCAATGGATCGGCACCCGCTCCTACTCGCTCTACTTGTGGCACTGGCCGGTGGTAGTGGCGCTGGAATACCAGAAACTGGCGGACAACGTCACCGCCGTCGGTGTCGGTATCGTGCTGACCTTCGTATTGGGCCATCTGTCGTATCACGGCATTGAAAACCTGACGCGCCGGCGTTTGGTGGCGCTGCGCCCGGCGGTGGGCGGCGCCGCGCTAGTGGGCGCCGTGCTGGCCGTGGCCGGCGTCGGCACGCTGATCCGCATGCATGCCGGTTATCCGGCGCGCTGGCCGGACGCAATAGAAATAGTCAGCCAAGAGCAGATGAATCGTAATCCCCGTCAGAACGAATGCATGCCTACAACTGGCGCCACTTCCCCCTCATGCGTATATGGCGGTAGTAAGATCCGTGCGGTCCTGCTGGGCGACAGTCACGCGGAAGCCGTTGCCTCCGCTATTGCGGAGGCGATGCCGAAAGACAGCGGCATAATGAGCTGGACCTACGCGGACTGCCCTACCATCGGCGCAGGGACAATGCACCAAACAAGCCTCTACGTCCGCAGAGGCTATCACTGCGACCAGTTCCAAGGATGGACCGCCAAAAAGGTGATGTCTCTTCCTGCGGATATCCCACTCATCGTGGTCAACCGCAGCAGTTACTATGTGTTCGGGGTAAATGGCAAACCCGAGGAACAAGCTCATCCGCGTATTTATTTCGACCGCGAGTACGACACACCCGATGCCACCTTACAAACTGCGTACGCCCACCGCTTGACCGAAAACGCTTGCGCTCTGGCATCCCACCACACGGTATACCTCGTACGACCGCTCCCCGAAATGAATACCGACGTACCGAAGACTGCTCGGCAGATGACGTTGAGACGCCAACCCGACGCCTCCATCTCACTCGACGACTATCGTCGCCGGCATGCTTTGGTATGGGCAGCGCAAGACGCGGCGCGCGACCAGTGCGGCGTCAAAATTCTTGACCCTCTGCCTTACCTGTGTGCTGGTGGCCGATGCCAAGGTATCCGAAATGGTAGACCAATCTATTACGACACCAATCACTTGAGTGAGTACGGCAATCGTTTCCTAGTACCGATGTTTGCCAAGGTGTTCAACAACCGCACGGCAGAATTGGCCTCCGAGAGATGA
- a CDS encoding NDP-sugar synthase: MKAMILAAGKGTRVRPLTYDLPKPMIPLLGKPVMAYLIEHLEKYGVKEIMVNVSYLHEKIEDYFGEGHQYGVQIGYSFEGYTDDKGEVVPQPIGSAGGMKKIQEFGNFFDETTIVLCGDALIDLDLQSALFEHKRKGAIASVITKEVPWDKVSSYGVVVTEKDGRIKSFQEKPSQAEALSNFASTGIYIFEPEALALIPPGVTFDIGADLFPLLVEKGLPFYAQTRPFNWIDIGTVSDYWEVCQSVLMGEVAHLDVPGIQINDGLWVGLNTSIDWNDTRIEGPVYIGSGVQIEAGTTIIGPAWIGHGSKICHGAKIVRSVLFEYTRVLPNVSLEEIIVFKDYSVDRAGVMKHVSELPVDAWSNARDRRNKRRTTEAITESTDYLEKRRIA, encoded by the coding sequence ATGAAAGCCATGATACTGGCCGCTGGTAAAGGTACCCGGGTTCGTCCTTTAACTTATGACTTGCCCAAGCCGATGATTCCGCTGCTGGGCAAGCCGGTGATGGCTTACCTGATCGAGCATCTGGAGAAGTACGGCGTCAAGGAAATCATGGTCAACGTCAGCTATCTGCATGAAAAGATCGAAGATTACTTTGGTGAAGGCCATCAGTATGGCGTGCAGATCGGCTACTCGTTCGAGGGCTATACCGACGACAAGGGCGAAGTGGTGCCGCAACCGATCGGTTCGGCCGGCGGTATGAAGAAAATCCAGGAATTTGGCAATTTCTTTGACGAAACGACCATCGTCCTGTGCGGCGATGCGCTGATCGACCTCGATCTCCAGTCTGCGCTGTTCGAGCACAAGCGCAAGGGCGCGATCGCCTCGGTGATCACCAAGGAAGTGCCGTGGGATAAGGTGTCAAGCTACGGCGTGGTGGTGACCGAGAAGGATGGCCGCATCAAGTCCTTCCAGGAAAAGCCGTCACAGGCAGAGGCGCTGTCCAACTTTGCCAGCACCGGCATCTATATCTTCGAACCGGAAGCGCTGGCGCTGATCCCTCCTGGCGTCACCTTTGATATCGGCGCCGACCTGTTCCCGCTGCTGGTGGAAAAAGGCTTGCCGTTCTATGCCCAGACCCGACCGTTCAACTGGATCGACATCGGCACCGTGAGCGACTACTGGGAAGTGTGCCAGAGCGTGCTGATGGGCGAAGTGGCCCATCTGGACGTGCCCGGCATCCAGATCAACGACGGCCTGTGGGTCGGCTTGAACACCAGTATAGATTGGAACGATACCCGGATCGAAGGGCCGGTGTATATTGGCTCCGGTGTGCAGATCGAGGCCGGGACCACGATTATCGGTCCCGCATGGATCGGCCATGGGAGTAAAATCTGCCACGGCGCCAAAATCGTTCGCAGTGTGCTGTTTGAATACACGCGGGTGTTACCGAATGTTTCTTTAGAAGAAATTATCGTCTTCAAGGACTATAGTGTGGACCGTGCCGGGGTGATGAAACACGTATCGGAGCTGCCAGTCGATGCCTGGTCCAATGCGCGCGACCGCCGTAACAAGCGTCGCACCACTGAAGCAATTACTGAATCAACTGATTACTTAGAAAAGAGACGTATAGCATGA
- a CDS encoding mannose-1-phosphate guanylyltransferase/mannose-6-phosphate isomerase yields MKIYPVILSGGAGTRLWPLSRAVLPKQLLPVMGERTMLQDTALRLAGRPGLMQPLVVCGNDHRFLVAEQMRDIGIPPLAILLEPVGRNTAPAVAAAAYFLAAHDPDAVMLVLPADHVIDNVEAFYAAIGQASALVADGALATFGIVPTSPETGYGYIRSGEGAGAPQCYKVDRFVEKPDRETAESFVAAGNYYWNSGMFLFRAASYLSELRVLQPAIAEATELAVKDGYRDLDFCRLQEAAFSSCPSDSIDYAVMEHTRHAIVVPADIGWSDVGSWSALWEVQPKDASGNAVRGDVFLDGVSNSLVRAESRIVAVVGVQDLVVVETADAVLVTHKDHVQRVKEVVQHLKSQERTEHLHHTKVYRPWGSYEGIDIGERFQVKRITVNPGGKLSLQMHHHRAEHWIVVSGTARVTCGDTVTLLTENESTYIPIGTTHRLENPGKLPLHLIEVQSGSYLGEDDIVRLEDVYQRA; encoded by the coding sequence ATGAAGATTTATCCGGTCATCCTGTCAGGCGGCGCGGGTACGCGCCTGTGGCCTTTGTCGCGCGCGGTATTGCCCAAGCAATTGTTGCCGGTTATGGGCGAGCGGACGATGCTGCAGGACACGGCCTTGCGCCTGGCCGGACGACCGGGGTTGATGCAACCGCTGGTAGTGTGCGGCAACGACCACCGCTTCCTGGTGGCCGAGCAGATGCGCGACATCGGCATTCCGCCGCTGGCGATCCTGCTGGAGCCGGTGGGGCGCAATACGGCCCCTGCGGTAGCCGCCGCCGCGTACTTCCTGGCCGCGCACGATCCGGACGCCGTCATGCTGGTGCTGCCGGCCGACCATGTTATCGACAATGTCGAAGCGTTCTACGCCGCCATCGGCCAGGCGTCGGCCCTGGTGGCCGACGGCGCCTTGGCCACCTTCGGTATCGTGCCGACCAGCCCGGAAACCGGCTACGGCTATATTCGCAGCGGCGAGGGCGCCGGCGCGCCGCAGTGCTACAAGGTCGACCGTTTTGTGGAGAAACCGGACCGTGAGACGGCCGAAAGCTTCGTCGCCGCCGGCAATTACTATTGGAACAGCGGCATGTTCCTGTTCCGTGCCGCCAGCTACCTGAGCGAACTGCGCGTGTTGCAGCCAGCCATCGCCGAGGCCACCGAGCTGGCGGTCAAGGACGGTTATCGCGACCTCGATTTCTGTCGCCTGCAGGAGGCTGCGTTCAGCAGCTGCCCGTCCGATTCCATCGACTACGCAGTCATGGAGCATACCCGGCACGCCATCGTGGTGCCGGCCGACATCGGCTGGAGCGACGTCGGTTCGTGGTCGGCGTTGTGGGAAGTGCAGCCCAAGGACGCCAGCGGCAACGCCGTGCGCGGCGACGTCTTCCTCGACGGCGTGTCGAATTCGCTGGTGCGTGCGGAAAGCCGTATCGTTGCCGTGGTCGGCGTGCAGGACCTGGTGGTGGTGGAAACCGCCGATGCCGTGCTGGTCACCCACAAGGACCACGTCCAGCGTGTCAAGGAAGTCGTGCAGCACTTGAAGAGCCAGGAACGCACCGAGCACCTGCACCACACCAAGGTGTACCGACCATGGGGCAGCTATGAGGGCATCGACATCGGCGAGCGCTTCCAGGTCAAGCGTATCACGGTCAACCCCGGCGGCAAGCTGTCGCTGCAGATGCACCATCACCGCGCTGAGCACTGGATCGTGGTCAGCGGCACCGCCCGCGTGACCTGCGGCGACACGGTCACCTTGTTGACCGAGAACGAGTCAACCTATATTCCGATCGGCACCACGCACCGCCTGGAGAATCCGGGCAAGCTGCCGCTGCACCTGATCGAAGTGCAGTCTGGCAGCTACCTCGGCGAGGACGACATCGTCCGGCTCGAGGATGTGTATCAACGCGCGTGA
- a CDS encoding TIGR03790 family protein, producing MSAGLGPQQLAVVVNDDEPNSVEIAEYYRKARSIPAANMVHVRLPHRQRKLDAEQFEALKAQIDARLGPEIQAVLMVWTAPYAVECNSLTAAYTMGLDSELCSNSCNASKPSPYFNAVSRKPMSDFKMRIAMQMPTESVAASKALIDRGVLSGFATPVATAYFLQTSDVARSSRARFFPRSMSLPQKKLTIKTLQVDSIEQVSDIIVYQTGRDFVPKLDTLKFLPGALADHLTSVGGDLLSNAQMSSLRWLDAGATASYGSVTEPCNHWQKFPQSSVLLTQYLRGNTAIEAYWKSVAWPAQGVFIGEPLAAPYRR from the coding sequence GTGAGTGCCGGCCTCGGTCCTCAGCAACTGGCGGTGGTCGTCAATGACGACGAACCGAACAGCGTTGAGATCGCCGAATACTACCGCAAAGCGCGGAGTATCCCGGCCGCGAACATGGTCCACGTGCGCCTGCCGCACCGCCAGCGCAAGCTCGATGCCGAGCAATTCGAGGCGCTTAAGGCGCAAATCGACGCCAGGCTGGGGCCCGAGATCCAGGCGGTGCTGATGGTGTGGACCGCGCCCTACGCGGTCGAATGCAATTCGCTGACGGCGGCCTACACCATGGGCCTGGATAGCGAGCTGTGTTCGAACTCCTGCAATGCCAGCAAGCCCAGCCCGTATTTCAACGCCGTGTCGCGCAAGCCGATGAGCGACTTCAAGATGCGCATTGCGATGCAGATGCCGACCGAGTCGGTGGCTGCGAGCAAGGCGCTGATCGACCGCGGGGTGCTCAGCGGCTTCGCCACGCCGGTCGCCACTGCCTATTTCCTGCAAACCAGCGATGTCGCGCGCAGCAGCCGCGCGCGCTTCTTCCCGCGCTCGATGTCGCTACCTCAGAAGAAGCTGACCATCAAGACGCTGCAAGTCGACAGCATCGAGCAGGTGAGCGATATCATCGTGTATCAAACGGGGCGTGATTTTGTGCCCAAACTGGACACGCTGAAGTTTCTGCCGGGCGCGCTGGCGGATCACCTGACCTCGGTTGGCGGCGACTTGCTGAGCAACGCGCAGATGAGCAGCCTGCGTTGGCTTGATGCTGGGGCGACAGCCAGCTATGGCAGCGTCACCGAGCCTTGCAATCACTGGCAAAAATTCCCGCAATCGAGCGTGTTGCTGACGCAATATCTGCGCGGCAATACCGCCATTGAAGCCTACTGGAAAAGTGTTGCCTGGCCTGCCCAGGGTGTCTTTATCGGCGAGCCGCTGGCTGCGCCTTACCGTCGCTGA
- a CDS encoding ExeM/NucH family extracellular endonuclease codes for MKKLLSPPARTVIAAALLGALSAPAFAASSVVISQVYGGGGNGGSKYKNDFIELFNRSGSAVDLSGWSVQYASASGSSWQVTTLGSVTLQPGQYYLVQEAAGSGGTDALPTSDASGSIAMSATAGKVALSNSTAALAGTSPIGAAVVDFVGFGGANFAEGTATALLSNTNGALRNNGGCVDTDNNSTDFTVTTPTPRNRSSALNSCGVQAPAIVATCPENLALAYGVNGSADLSATDSDGIVNSAVITSTAVPGISLVNFLAASGAGGVATASLSIASSVQAGAYPVTIKFGNDQSQEASCKINVSVAAPATVTHTIPQIQGEGDASPYANTIQTTEGVVTSKVGSGFFIQDAQGDGNPLTSDGVFVFTTVANIGTVQVGDKVRITATVAEYTPTAATRSYTELTTVTAITKLASGVNITPTNIALPHANLGQVEGMLVRFADALTVSQLEFLGSRGEITLSSGRLELASNRYRPGTPEALAQAAANLRNQIILDDGIFVAPTTIPYLTEDGALRAGDSVSGLTGVVDFGAKGGGGAGFKLQPTAAPVFSQDHPRAAPPALAAGNVKVASANVLNYFTTFTNGSDVAGQTGQGCLLGGVSNKSNCRGADNLNEFNRQSAKIVGELKAIDADVYGLMEIQNNGEYAVSTLVTALNEAISPGTGFQTYAVVPKPAATGTDAIRVAMIYKPSVLTLVGNALSDADSVNNRPPMAQTFRAVNGAKFSLVVNHLKSKGSCSTTALPVNGIADTDTGDGQSCWNGTRVAQARRLINSFVPQVVAAAGDAKVLLVGDFNAYGQEDPIAAINAAGYVNQLERFVRAAGEMPYSYVFNGEAGYLDHAQASAALNPQVVGAAEWHNNADEPTVLDYNTDGKPQDKYTSAPYRASDHDPVVVSLNLVAPYTDVSAGIKALSSGLVLNRATNKWNGTVTLTNTSGQAINGPLQVVLDGLPAGVTLAGASGVRNGAPYLTLNANLAAGATATVAVSFSKTGTAAINYTPQIFSGTF; via the coding sequence ATGAAAAAACTTCTCTCCCCGCCGGCACGTACCGTGATCGCCGCCGCGCTGCTCGGCGCCTTGTCGGCGCCGGCCTTTGCCGCTTCGTCGGTCGTCATCAGCCAGGTGTACGGCGGCGGCGGCAACGGCGGCTCCAAATACAAGAACGATTTCATCGAGCTGTTCAATCGCAGCGGCAGCGCCGTCGACCTGAGCGGCTGGAGCGTGCAATACGCCAGCGCCAGCGGCAGCAGCTGGCAGGTGACCACCCTGGGCAGCGTCACGCTGCAGCCGGGCCAGTACTATCTGGTGCAGGAAGCGGCCGGCAGCGGCGGCACCGACGCCTTGCCGACGTCGGATGCGTCCGGCAGCATTGCGATGAGCGCCACCGCCGGCAAGGTGGCGCTGTCGAACAGCACCGCAGCACTGGCGGGCACCTCGCCGATCGGCGCTGCGGTGGTCGACTTCGTCGGTTTCGGCGGCGCCAACTTCGCCGAGGGAACGGCTACCGCCTTGCTGAGTAACACCAACGGCGCGCTGCGCAACAACGGCGGCTGCGTCGACACCGACAACAACAGCACCGACTTCACGGTGACCACGCCGACCCCGCGCAACCGCTCCAGCGCGCTCAACAGCTGCGGCGTGCAGGCGCCGGCTATCGTCGCCACCTGCCCGGAAAACCTGGCCCTGGCCTACGGCGTTAACGGCAGCGCCGACCTCAGCGCCACCGACAGTGACGGCATCGTCAACAGCGCCGTGATCACGTCGACGGCCGTGCCGGGCATCAGCCTGGTCAACTTCCTGGCCGCGTCCGGCGCCGGCGGCGTCGCCACGGCCAGCCTGAGCATCGCCTCCAGTGTGCAGGCCGGCGCCTATCCGGTCACCATCAAGTTCGGCAACGACCAGTCGCAGGAAGCCAGCTGCAAGATCAACGTCAGCGTGGCCGCACCGGCCACCGTCACCCACACGATTCCGCAAATCCAGGGCGAGGGCGACGCCAGCCCGTATGCCAACACCATCCAGACCACCGAGGGCGTGGTGACTTCCAAGGTCGGCTCCGGCTTCTTCATCCAGGATGCACAGGGCGACGGCAATCCGCTGACCTCGGACGGCGTCTTCGTCTTCACCACCGTCGCCAACATCGGCACCGTGCAGGTGGGCGACAAGGTGCGCATCACCGCCACCGTGGCCGAGTACACGCCGACCGCCGCCACCCGCTCGTACACCGAGCTGACCACCGTCACCGCCATCACCAAGCTGGCCAGCGGCGTCAACATTACGCCGACCAATATCGCGCTGCCGCACGCCAACCTGGGCCAGGTGGAAGGCATGCTGGTGCGCTTCGCCGACGCCTTGACCGTGTCGCAGCTGGAATTCCTCGGCTCGCGCGGCGAGATCACGCTGTCCTCGGGCCGCCTGGAGTTGGCCTCGAACCGTTACCGTCCCGGCACGCCGGAAGCGCTGGCGCAAGCCGCCGCCAACCTGCGCAACCAGATCATCCTGGACGACGGCATCTTTGTTGCGCCGACCACCATTCCCTACCTGACCGAAGACGGCGCGCTGCGCGCCGGCGACTCCGTCTCCGGCCTGACCGGCGTGGTCGACTTCGGCGCCAAGGGCGGTGGTGGCGCCGGCTTCAAGCTGCAGCCGACCGCAGCGCCGGTGTTCTCGCAGGATCACCCGCGCGCTGCGCCGCCGGCGCTGGCTGCGGGCAATGTGAAAGTGGCCAGCGCCAACGTGCTGAACTACTTCACCACCTTCACCAACGGCAGCGATGTCGCCGGCCAGACCGGGCAGGGCTGCTTGCTGGGCGGTGTCTCGAACAAGTCGAACTGCCGTGGCGCCGACAATCTGAACGAGTTCAACCGCCAGAGCGCCAAGATCGTCGGCGAGCTGAAGGCCATCGACGCCGACGTCTACGGCCTGATGGAAATCCAGAACAACGGTGAATATGCGGTTTCGACGCTGGTCACCGCGCTGAACGAGGCGATTTCGCCGGGCACCGGCTTCCAGACCTACGCCGTGGTGCCGAAGCCGGCCGCCACCGGCACCGACGCCATCCGCGTGGCGATGATCTACAAGCCGTCCGTGCTGACGCTGGTGGGCAACGCCCTGTCCGATGCCGACAGCGTCAACAACCGTCCGCCGATGGCGCAGACCTTCCGCGCCGTCAACGGCGCCAAGTTCTCGCTGGTGGTCAACCACCTGAAATCCAAGGGCAGCTGCTCGACCACCGCGCTGCCGGTCAACGGCATCGCCGACACCGACACCGGCGACGGCCAGAGCTGCTGGAACGGCACCCGTGTGGCGCAGGCGCGCCGCCTGATCAACTCCTTCGTGCCGCAAGTGGTGGCGGCGGCGGGCGACGCCAAGGTGCTGCTGGTGGGCGACTTCAACGCCTACGGTCAGGAAGATCCGATCGCGGCCATCAACGCCGCCGGCTACGTCAACCAGCTGGAGCGCTTCGTGCGCGCCGCCGGCGAAATGCCGTACTCCTACGTCTTCAACGGTGAAGCCGGTTACCTGGACCACGCCCAGGCCAGTGCCGCGCTGAATCCGCAAGTGGTGGGCGCTGCCGAGTGGCATAACAACGCCGACGAGCCGACCGTGCTGGACTACAACACCGACGGTAAGCCGCAGGACAAATACACCAGCGCGCCGTACCGCGCCTCGGACCACGATCCGGTGGTGGTCAGCCTGAACCTGGTGGCGCCGTACACCGACGTCAGCGCCGGCATCAAGGCGCTGAGCTCGGGTCTGGTCCTGAACCGCGCGACCAATAAGTGGAACGGCACCGTCACCCTGACCAACACCAGCGGCCAAGCCATCAACGGCCCCTTGCAGGTGGTGCTGGACGGCCTGCCGGCCGGCGTGACCCTGGCCGGCGCCAGCGGCGTGCGCAACGGCGCACCGTACCTGACGCTGAACGCCAATCTGGCGGCCGGCGCCACGGCCACGGTCGCGGTCAGCTTCAGCAAGACCGGCACCGCAGCCATCAATTACACCCCGCAAATTTTCAGCGGCACTTTTTAA
- a CDS encoding NF038129 family PEP-CTERM protein codes for MNTLMTLRRGALALALSAVAGLASAATYHIELNTASFVSTYGPTGWIDLQFNPGNSGTPAAAVTLTDFVGFGDAASAQINGAVSGSLASGYTIANTDASGWNDLFHAVSFGGTIGFNVTFSGDADPGQGGKQSTFAVGLMNADADTYLGTTDISGSLVQLNWTASLVANQGSVTAAPLLEAPSIPAVAAPVPEPETWAMMAAGLALLGLVCRRKQVS; via the coding sequence ATGAACACTCTGATGACCCTGCGCCGCGGCGCGCTGGCGCTGGCCCTGAGCGCCGTGGCCGGCCTGGCCTCCGCCGCCACCTACCATATCGAACTCAATACCGCGAGTTTCGTGTCGACCTACGGCCCCACCGGCTGGATCGACCTGCAGTTCAATCCAGGCAACAGCGGCACACCGGCGGCAGCCGTCACGCTGACCGATTTCGTCGGCTTCGGCGACGCCGCCAGCGCCCAGATCAACGGCGCCGTCAGCGGCTCGCTGGCGAGCGGCTACACCATCGCCAACACCGATGCCAGCGGCTGGAACGACCTGTTCCATGCGGTGAGTTTCGGCGGCACGATCGGCTTCAATGTCACCTTCAGCGGCGACGCCGATCCGGGGCAGGGCGGCAAGCAGTCGACCTTCGCGGTCGGCCTGATGAATGCCGATGCCGACACCTACCTGGGTACGACGGACATCTCCGGCTCGCTGGTGCAGCTGAACTGGACCGCCAGCCTGGTGGCCAACCAGGGCAGCGTGACGGCGGCGCCGTTGCTGGAGGCGCCAAGCATCCCGGCAGTGGCGGCCCCGGTGCCGGAACCGGAAACCTGGGCCATGATGGCGGCCGGCCTAGCGCTGCTGGGTCTGGTTTGCCGCCGTAAGCAAGTGTCGTAA
- a CDS encoding winged helix-turn-helix domain-containing protein: MPAAHILVVESTPAIQELIALNLGMAGHRISRAADAESAMLMLEDGLPDMVLLDWNLPGQSGLSLVRRLRAQARTRSLPIMMVTARCGEPDKIMALEAGADDYMTKPFSPREMVARVHCLLRRWSLPGAADTPVQLAGLRLDPCTLRVTAGARELALGRVEFKLLNFLMSHPERVHTRAQLLDQVWGSAVYLDERTVDTHVGRLRSALQPSGYQRRIETVRGSGYRFVAAQA; this comes from the coding sequence ATGCCAGCCGCCCATATCCTCGTCGTCGAAAGTACGCCCGCCATCCAGGAACTGATTGCCCTTAACCTGGGCATGGCGGGCCACCGTATCAGCCGCGCCGCCGATGCCGAAAGCGCCATGCTGATGCTGGAGGACGGCCTGCCCGACATGGTGCTGCTGGACTGGAACCTGCCGGGCCAATCCGGCCTGTCCCTGGTGCGCCGCCTGCGCGCCCAAGCGCGTACGCGCAGCCTGCCGATCATGATGGTGACGGCCCGCTGCGGCGAGCCGGACAAGATCATGGCGCTGGAAGCCGGCGCCGACGACTACATGACCAAACCGTTCAGCCCGCGTGAGATGGTAGCGCGCGTGCATTGTCTGCTGCGCCGCTGGTCGCTGCCCGGCGCGGCCGACACCCCGGTGCAGCTGGCCGGCCTGCGGCTCGATCCCTGCACCCTGCGTGTCACCGCCGGGGCGCGCGAACTGGCGCTGGGCCGCGTCGAATTCAAGCTGCTGAATTTCCTGATGAGCCACCCGGAACGCGTGCACACCCGCGCCCAGTTGCTCGACCAGGTATGGGGCAGCGCCGTCTATCTGGACGAACGCACCGTCGACACCCATGTCGGCCGCCTGCGCAGCGCGCTGCAGCCGAGCGGTTACCAGCGCCGCATCGAAACCGTGCGCGGCAGCGGCTACCGCTTTGTCGCGGCGCAGGCGTGA